The Episyrphus balteatus chromosome 4, idEpiBalt1.1, whole genome shotgun sequence genome includes a window with the following:
- the LOC129919219 gene encoding alpha-tocopherol transfer protein-like has product MKYLSIFVALFMVVAYFSACSATSQPVCCARLPSSGEMKCMPGGAQYMDISKGICNLLMCSPLDLKMIIQGIMRNIRPLPTALAKKASEELNETSNDVQFYLDSLRHWLTRQRHLKSRTQDQFLIAFLRGSKFSLEKCKQKIESFYTYRVLMPELFKDRDVDDPKVYEILKLGSMLHLPQPISEDGPRVIMLRFGNIDFHRFKVVEVFKVGIMMADLCLYDDDNAIVAGYVVVVDLANVTPFHLFNFDPIFAKKITVMTNKVLPSRMKGFHFINMLPAVQKCFNMVKGVINEKLRNRFYFHGNNLNNLYEHVPKHCFPVEYGGKSETIQDILDNWEIKLKKHKEFFIEEDEYGCNNKLREDRASVVDQFFGINGSFRKLTID; this is encoded by the exons atgaagtactTGTCAATTTTCGTAGCCCTTTTCATGGTTGTTGCTTATTTCAGCGCCTGTTCAGCAA ctTCTCAACCAGTTTGTTGTGCAAGACTTCCTTCCAGCGGAGAAATGAAATGCATGCCAGGAGGTGCACAATATATGGATATATCCAAAGGAATTTGCAATCTTTTGATGTGTTCACCCTTagatttaaaaatgattattcaagg aatCATGCGCAATATTCGACCATTACCAACAGCATTGGCTAAAAAAGCATCTGAAGAGTTGAACGAGACCTCGAATGATGTGCAGTTTTACTTGGACTCACTACGACATTGGCTTACCAGACAACGTCACTTGAAATCACGAACTCAAGATCAATTTCTAATTGCATTCCTGCGTGGTAGTAAATTCAGTTTGGAAAAATGcaagcaaaaaattgaaagcttcTACACATATCGAGTTTTGATGCCGGAACTTTTCAAAGACCGTGATGTTGATGATCCAAAGGTTTATGAGATTTTAAAATTAGG TTCAATGTTACATCTGCCACAACCAATATCAGAAGATGGTCCACGTGTGATAATGCTTCGTTTTGGAAACATTGACTTCCACAGATTTAAAGTTGTTGAAGTTTTTAAAGTCGGCATAATGATGGCCGATTTATGTCTCTATGATGATGACAATGCCATTGTTGCAGGTTATGTGGTTGTTGTGGATTTGGCCAATGTTACACCGttccatttatttaattttgatccAATATTCGCTAAAAAAATCACAGTCATGACAAACAAAGTATTGCCATCAAGAATGAAAggatttcattttattaatatGTTGCCAGCCGTTCAGAAATGTTTCAATATGGTAAAAGGTGTAATTAATGAGAAATTAAGAAATAGG ttctattTTCATGGGAATAACTTAAATAACCTTTATGAACATGTCCCCAAGCACTGTTTTCCAGTAGAATATGGAGGGAAAAGTGAAACAATTCAAGACATTCTCGATAACTGGGAGATTAAGTTGAAAAAACATAAGGAGTTTTTCATCGAGGAAGACGAATATGGATGCAATAATAAGCTTCGTGAAGATAGAGCATCTGTTGTGGACCAATTTTTCGGAATTAATGGATCTTTTCGGAAATTGACAATTgattag